In the bacterium genome, CTGAGCGCGAGCGCCACTAAAAAACAGATTGATGAAGTTGCCGATCAACTAAAGGAATGGGGTTACGAGATTCATCCTATTTATGGCGTAGAAAAGACGGTAATCGGCGCTGTTGGCGCTCCTGATGCGGATAAGACTTATGCCAAAGAACATCTTGAACAGCTACCTTTCGTCGAACAAGTCGTCCTCATTCTTCAACCCTATAAAATGGTTTCGCGCAGTTATAAGCCAGAAGGTACAGTTATCGATGTCGGCGGAGTAAAAATTGGCGGCAATGAAATCGTGGTTATGGCAGGACCCTGTACGGTTGAAAGTTATGATCAGTTGCTTGATACTGCTAAAGCAATAAAAAAAGCCGGTGCAACCATTCTTCGAGGCGGGGCATACAAACCCTGCACATCACCCTACAGCTTTCAAGGCCTTGGTAAAGAAGGCTTGGAAATGTTGGCAGCCGCTGGAAAAGAGACGGGGCTGAAGATAATCACCGAAGTGATGGACCCGCGCAATGTGGAGATGGTTGCCGAGTATACCGACATCCTGCAGATTGGCACCCGCAATATGCAGAACTATGACTTATTAAAAGAAGTCGGTTCAAGCCAAACACCCGTTATGCTCAAGCGCGGAATGAGCGCTAAGATCGAAGAATGGCTTTACGCCGCCGAGTATATAATCTTGCGGGGCAACCAAAACGTAATGTTCTGCGAACGAGGTATACGATCTTTCGAGACATACACACGAAACACCCTCGATTTAAGTGCGGTGCCGGCAATTAAACAGCTTTCACATCTTCCGATTATTGTTGACCCATCACATGGAACGGGAAGGTGGGGGATGGTCGCTCCGATGTCTAAAGCGGCAATCGCATGCGGCGCCGATGGGCTTATTATCGAAGTCCATCCCGACCCAAGCCATGCCGCTAAAGACGGCGCCCAGAGTCTGAATTTTGACAATTTCGAACAACTTATGACCGAGCTAAAACCAATTGCAACAGCCGTAGGCAAATGCATAGGAAAAGCTTAGCGCTCAACCGGAGAAAAACATGATTATCGTCCTGAAACTTGGGGCTTCTGAAGATCAAGTCCAGTATATCGCTGATATCCTTCGCGCACGTGGGTATGGGATACACCTATCTCAAGGGGTTGAACGTACTGTCGTT is a window encoding:
- the aroF gene encoding 3-deoxy-7-phosphoheptulonate synthase, translated to MIIVLSASATKKQIDEVADQLKEWGYEIHPIYGVEKTVIGAVGAPDADKTYAKEHLEQLPFVEQVVLILQPYKMVSRSYKPEGTVIDVGGVKIGGNEIVVMAGPCTVESYDQLLDTAKAIKKAGATILRGGAYKPCTSPYSFQGLGKEGLEMLAAAGKETGLKIITEVMDPRNVEMVAEYTDILQIGTRNMQNYDLLKEVGSSQTPVMLKRGMSAKIEEWLYAAEYIILRGNQNVMFCERGIRSFETYTRNTLDLSAVPAIKQLSHLPIIVDPSHGTGRWGMVAPMSKAAIACGADGLIIEVHPDPSHAAKDGAQSLNFDNFEQLMTELKPIATAVGKCIGKA